One Balneola vulgaris DSM 17893 genomic window carries:
- a CDS encoding DUF4112 domain-containing protein, with amino-acid sequence MQKTETKSKAHQKVAGVLDDAFTIPGTKVKIGLDPIIGLVPGVGDIIGGLIGLYFLWEGSRRKLPVVVILRMGFNILLEVAIGSIPILGDLFDVSWKANRRNSELIDKYEDQQKETTIVSTIIVWVVFIVLGAIILGVLAGIIALIDLFFDRLFGEY; translated from the coding sequence ATGCAAAAGACGGAGACAAAATCTAAAGCTCATCAGAAAGTAGCGGGGGTATTGGATGATGCCTTCACAATTCCGGGGACAAAGGTTAAGATTGGTTTAGATCCCATCATCGGTTTAGTACCTGGTGTAGGTGATATCATTGGAGGATTGATTGGTCTATACTTTTTGTGGGAGGGTTCACGCCGAAAGCTTCCAGTGGTAGTTATTCTCAGAATGGGCTTTAATATTCTGCTAGAAGTAGCCATTGGTAGCATCCCAATTTTAGGCGATCTCTTTGATGTGAGTTGGAAGGCAAATCGACGTAATTCTGAGCTCATCGATAAATACGAAGATCAGCAAAAAGAGACGACCATTGTAAGTACAATCATAGTGTGGGTCGTTTTTATAGTCCTTGGTGCTATCATACTAGGCGTACTTGCCGGTATCATTGCACTTATTGATCTATTCTTTGATCGCCTTTTTGGTGAATACTAA
- the typA gene encoding translational GTPase TypA, translated as MSQQLRNIAIIAHVDHGKTTLVDQILKQSGTFRENQEVEERVMDSGDLEKERGITISSKNTAVFWKDTKVNIVDTPGHADFGGEVERILKMVNGVILLVDAAEGPLPQTKFVLRKSLSLGYKPIVVINKIDRKDARPDAVLDEIFDLFVMLDATNDQLDFPVLYAVARDGIAKQNLEDEGESLAPLMDTIVEHVPSPSQPVDEKFKMLVSSIDWNDYVGRIAVGRVEQGTVKLNQEVALISGKGDQKMKGRATKLFTFNGLNREPVEEAYAGDIVAMAGYDSVNIGDTLTDATDPTPLEYVDLDKPTIAMYFRVNNSPFAGLEGKYVTSNQIKDRLEREVRTNVAMRVEATDSPDVFKVSGRGELQMAILIETMRREGFEFSVSRPEVLMQEVDGVTHEPVEEVVVDVHTDYSNKVIDNLQKRKGIMQGMSQEGENNRIEFRVPSRGLIGFRGEMLTETRGTGIMHQQFDGYEPYAGEIPGRTRGALIALEKGDVTGYALEGIQDRGQFFVEPGDPVYTGMVVGLNNRSDDMVVNVAKKKNLTNHRASQTADAIKISQAKKMSLEECIEFIANDELLEVTPQSLRIRKKFLDHNERKREEKKKTNL; from the coding sequence ATGTCACAGCAACTTAGAAATATCGCCATTATCGCCCACGTAGATCATGGCAAAACCACTTTAGTAGATCAAATTCTTAAACAAAGTGGAACATTCCGTGAAAACCAGGAAGTAGAAGAGAGGGTAATGGATTCTGGTGACCTCGAAAAGGAAAGAGGAATAACCATTAGTTCAAAAAACACGGCTGTTTTTTGGAAAGATACCAAAGTAAATATCGTGGATACTCCAGGTCACGCCGATTTTGGTGGTGAAGTAGAGCGTATCCTAAAAATGGTAAACGGAGTAATCTTATTAGTAGATGCTGCTGAAGGACCATTACCGCAAACAAAGTTTGTACTTCGTAAGTCGTTAAGTCTAGGCTATAAGCCGATTGTTGTAATCAACAAAATTGACCGTAAGGATGCTCGTCCTGATGCGGTATTAGATGAAATTTTTGATCTGTTTGTGATGCTTGATGCTACCAACGATCAATTGGACTTCCCTGTATTGTATGCTGTTGCTCGCGACGGTATTGCAAAGCAGAACTTAGAAGATGAAGGCGAGAGCTTAGCTCCACTAATGGATACCATTGTAGAGCATGTACCTTCTCCAAGTCAGCCTGTTGATGAGAAATTCAAAATGCTTGTAAGTAGCATCGATTGGAATGACTACGTAGGAAGAATTGCTGTTGGCCGTGTTGAGCAAGGAACTGTGAAATTAAATCAAGAAGTAGCTCTGATTTCTGGAAAAGGCGATCAGAAGATGAAAGGTCGTGCTACGAAGCTGTTTACATTCAATGGCTTAAATAGAGAGCCTGTTGAAGAAGCATACGCTGGCGACATTGTAGCTATGGCTGGTTACGATAGCGTAAATATTGGTGATACTCTTACCGATGCTACCGATCCTACTCCACTAGAATATGTTGATTTAGATAAGCCAACCATTGCGATGTACTTCCGAGTGAATAACTCACCTTTCGCTGGTTTAGAAGGGAAGTATGTAACTTCAAATCAGATCAAAGATCGTTTAGAAAGAGAAGTACGTACGAATGTTGCGATGAGAGTTGAGGCTACAGATAGCCCTGATGTATTTAAAGTGTCGGGTCGAGGTGAATTACAAATGGCCATCTTAATTGAGACCATGCGTAGAGAAGGCTTTGAGTTTTCTGTATCACGTCCAGAAGTATTAATGCAAGAAGTAGACGGTGTTACTCACGAACCGGTTGAAGAAGTAGTGGTTGACGTTCATACCGATTACAGCAACAAAGTGATTGATAACTTGCAGAAACGTAAAGGTATTATGCAAGGCATGAGCCAGGAAGGCGAGAACAATCGTATCGAATTCCGAGTGCCTTCCAGAGGTTTAATTGGTTTCCGTGGCGAGATGTTAACTGAAACTCGTGGAACAGGTATCATGCACCAACAGTTTGATGGCTATGAGCCATACGCTGGTGAGATCCCTGGCCGTACTCGTGGTGCTTTGATTGCACTTGAGAAAGGTGATGTAACGGGTTATGCACTGGAAGGAATTCAAGATCGTGGTCAGTTTTTCGTTGAACCAGGTGATCCTGTATACACTGGTATGGTAGTAGGCCTAAATAACCGTAGTGATGATATGGTTGTAAACGTGGCTAAGAAAAAGAACCTTACCAACCACCGTGCTTCACAAACGGCAGATGCAATCAAGATTTCGCAAGCAAAGAAGATGAGTCTTGAAGAGTGTATAGAATTCATCGCCAATGATGAACTCCTTGAAGTGACGCCTCAATCGTTACGTATCCGTAAGAAGTTCTTAGATCATAACGAGCGCAAGCGCGAAGAGAAGAAGAAAACCAATTTATAA
- a CDS encoding response regulator translates to MGYKWAVVILCLMGCILSFSGHAEAFQLKKDINWAEVENQHLVRNYKVKEGLPVNAVNYVLHHADGFLYMATQNGLVRFDGVNFTEVNTQSHPQLKSNRIIYLFSGLEKDLWFTDQYFNLYKLNGNELTHIQDQEPFIGKEFKEVKCLDENRFLINLSGSLYVADKEGVITPLLPESLNHQTQATLINDNGLYYLNDTGLFKYEDEQHIRLFSMDELYIKPDDVISINATSDGNLWLLGKSSNLVYIDVAKVKAELHSTRLIDKVTFWDMTELSETTILISTEDGTLEFNKESKSFKIRDRSGGDEYFYVNSSWRNYNQPIITKVENEVFLEGEPILTTNRPITHITRDKEGSIWVSTNGDGVYQIRDKRFTTIGNQLIDGLENVYGMALSENELWVTAYQNGIYKISEEGIEQWSKPELGSQFILFRSLLATEAGEVWAGNFDLWKKPKNADWQREEELDLESGSLDVLYQDKMGRFWIGTDKELFLREENGLTKYEANDGSSLSGIRAIRETEEGTLYFATGGQGVAMLSKSNELSFITTGDGLSSNFIRDIFIDHPDTLWVVSEDKGLSRVVKSEARQTIRNFTESEGLSNNALHTLLEDAFGYLWINSNRGVMRIHKAKLNDYLDGTSDEVVVQKFTEEEGIVNLEGNGGVQNASLITSTGALVMANQSGLLYTRPERFIAPDYSYDVQPIIERVDSPDSSIYLLGKKQVILPEASRDVVFKLTLPAFYSPNKVNIQYRLEGVSEGWRTVGLDRQAVFTNIPAGEHKLFIRASSNELDEYAKTEIVVIVPPYFYESTWFLTLVVVWGLGIFTGLIQFMLRRARGREEKLNSIVNQRTKQLLQEKEKTEEALAQVKELHESKTQFFTNFTHELRTPLALILGPLEDVLDTKDPTKGNAKKSLQLIKRNAVKLKDLVNQLLDVSKLSVGELSLSFEKTDLIRTTKEHISQFEHVFEAKQIDIEIDDSLNTAEVWVDQSAWAHICTNLIGNAIKFTSEKGSINIEFKELDASFIMNISDTGQGIESKDLPFIFDPYYQGNSSITRSGGTGIGLALVKGLVEQMGGSVKVSSVIGEGSTFSVEILKGKAHLNETDIINSHSPKKVNNPFYQNVNGEELNKSSKSANKILLVEDNDDFREYLKNVISQKHQVKTAKNGKEGIEFLKSYNPDLVVSDIMMPVMNGYEMMREIRALENYKHIPFIFLSAKDSVQEIETGLNMGADIYMTKPVDKKLLQTQIRVLLRREKKLHSEAPDLLVNSESILVKQVLEVIRRHLGNPDLHVDMISEALSMSTVSLYRNWKKESSETINQLISRLRFEEALKLIKEEELTISEAAYSVGFKHLSYFSRAFKKHYGVSPKEYLMNKDRS, encoded by the coding sequence ATGGGCTATAAGTGGGCGGTGGTGATTTTGTGCTTGATGGGGTGCATTTTATCCTTTTCAGGCCATGCTGAAGCATTTCAATTAAAAAAGGACATTAATTGGGCTGAAGTAGAAAACCAACATTTAGTACGTAATTACAAAGTAAAAGAAGGATTACCCGTTAATGCGGTTAACTACGTACTACATCATGCCGACGGTTTTTTATATATGGCCACACAAAATGGCCTAGTTCGTTTTGATGGTGTAAACTTCACTGAGGTAAATACTCAATCTCACCCGCAGCTAAAAAGTAATCGCATTATATACCTGTTTTCAGGTCTAGAGAAAGATCTCTGGTTCACCGATCAATACTTTAACCTCTATAAGCTGAATGGGAATGAACTCACCCATATCCAAGACCAAGAACCATTTATCGGTAAAGAGTTTAAGGAAGTAAAATGCTTAGATGAGAACCGATTCCTTATCAACCTTAGTGGCTCCTTATATGTAGCAGATAAAGAAGGTGTAATTACACCACTATTGCCCGAAAGCTTGAACCATCAAACCCAAGCCACTCTAATTAATGACAATGGGCTGTACTATTTAAATGATACGGGCTTATTCAAATATGAGGATGAACAACATATTCGTCTATTTTCAATGGATGAATTGTACATCAAGCCAGATGATGTAATTAGTATAAATGCTACTTCGGATGGCAATCTTTGGCTGTTAGGCAAATCAAGTAACTTAGTGTACATCGATGTAGCAAAAGTAAAGGCAGAGCTGCATAGTACACGACTTATTGATAAGGTTACTTTTTGGGATATGACGGAACTGAGTGAGACTACCATTCTCATAAGTACTGAAGATGGCACCTTAGAGTTCAATAAAGAAAGCAAGTCGTTTAAGATTCGTGATCGTTCAGGTGGCGATGAATATTTCTATGTTAATAGCTCCTGGAGAAACTACAATCAACCCATCATCACTAAGGTTGAGAATGAAGTATTTCTTGAAGGAGAACCGATACTCACTACCAATCGCCCCATTACACATATCACCAGAGATAAAGAAGGATCCATTTGGGTAAGCACCAATGGGGATGGGGTCTATCAAATTCGTGATAAACGATTTACCACCATTGGAAACCAATTAATTGATGGGCTCGAAAATGTATACGGAATGGCCTTAAGTGAAAATGAGCTTTGGGTCACCGCCTATCAAAATGGAATTTATAAAATTTCAGAAGAGGGAATAGAGCAATGGTCGAAGCCTGAACTTGGAAGCCAGTTTATATTATTTAGATCATTGCTAGCCACAGAAGCTGGGGAAGTATGGGCTGGAAATTTTGACTTATGGAAGAAGCCAAAAAATGCCGATTGGCAGAGAGAAGAAGAATTAGACCTAGAAAGCGGAAGTCTTGATGTTCTATATCAAGATAAAATGGGACGTTTTTGGATTGGAACGGATAAAGAATTGTTTCTTCGCGAGGAAAATGGCCTTACAAAGTACGAAGCAAATGATGGAAGCTCTTTGAGTGGCATTAGAGCAATTCGAGAAACGGAGGAAGGAACACTGTATTTCGCTACAGGTGGACAAGGCGTTGCCATGCTCTCCAAATCAAATGAGTTATCCTTCATAACTACAGGTGACGGACTATCAAGTAATTTTATTCGCGACATATTTATTGATCACCCTGACACTCTTTGGGTAGTATCGGAAGACAAAGGACTAAGCAGAGTGGTTAAGTCTGAAGCTCGACAGACAATTCGTAATTTTACGGAATCCGAGGGGTTGTCAAATAATGCCTTGCATACGCTATTAGAAGATGCATTTGGTTATCTATGGATTAACTCCAATAGAGGGGTGATGAGAATTCACAAGGCCAAACTTAATGACTATCTAGACGGAACGAGCGATGAGGTAGTGGTTCAAAAATTTACCGAAGAGGAGGGGATCGTAAATTTAGAAGGCAATGGTGGAGTTCAGAATGCATCTTTAATTACCTCAACAGGTGCGCTCGTAATGGCAAATCAATCAGGATTGCTGTATACCCGACCAGAAAGATTTATAGCTCCAGATTATTCATATGATGTGCAACCTATAATAGAACGAGTCGATTCCCCAGACTCATCTATATATCTGTTAGGAAAAAAGCAGGTCATACTTCCTGAGGCTTCCCGTGATGTAGTATTTAAATTGACACTGCCGGCTTTCTACAGTCCAAACAAAGTGAACATTCAGTACAGATTAGAAGGAGTAAGTGAAGGTTGGAGAACGGTAGGTTTAGATAGACAAGCAGTTTTTACGAATATACCCGCAGGTGAACACAAATTATTTATCCGAGCATCCTCTAATGAGTTAGACGAATATGCTAAAACGGAAATCGTTGTAATTGTTCCTCCGTACTTCTACGAAAGCACATGGTTCCTGACGCTAGTGGTAGTTTGGGGCTTGGGAATATTTACAGGCTTAATACAATTCATGTTGAGACGAGCAAGAGGCCGTGAAGAAAAACTAAACAGTATTGTAAATCAGCGAACCAAGCAATTGCTTCAAGAAAAGGAAAAAACGGAAGAAGCCTTAGCGCAAGTAAAAGAACTACACGAATCAAAAACTCAATTCTTCACCAATTTCACGCATGAACTGCGTACTCCCTTAGCACTAATTCTAGGTCCATTAGAAGACGTACTTGATACCAAAGACCCCACGAAAGGTAATGCGAAAAAATCACTTCAGCTTATAAAGCGAAATGCAGTAAAGTTGAAAGACTTGGTCAATCAATTACTTGATGTATCCAAATTAAGTGTAGGGGAGCTGAGTTTATCATTTGAGAAAACAGATCTCATTCGAACTACCAAAGAGCATATCAGCCAATTCGAACATGTATTCGAGGCTAAACAGATTGATATAGAGATCGATGATTCATTGAATACGGCTGAAGTTTGGGTTGATCAAAGTGCGTGGGCTCATATATGTACAAACCTTATTGGGAATGCCATAAAATTCACTTCCGAGAAGGGAAGTATAAACATCGAATTTAAAGAACTTGATGCGTCCTTTATCATGAACATTAGTGATACGGGCCAAGGAATAGAGTCCAAAGACCTACCCTTTATATTCGACCCCTATTATCAAGGGAATTCATCCATCACACGCTCGGGTGGCACGGGTATCGGGTTAGCCTTAGTTAAAGGGTTGGTTGAACAGATGGGAGGCAGCGTGAAGGTGAGTTCTGTAATAGGGGAGGGGTCTACATTTTCTGTAGAGATACTAAAGGGAAAGGCGCATCTAAATGAAACAGATATTATAAACAGTCATTCGCCTAAAAAAGTGAATAACCCGTTTTATCAAAATGTAAATGGCGAGGAACTCAATAAGTCTTCCAAATCAGCAAATAAAATACTGTTGGTTGAAGACAATGATGACTTTAGGGAATATTTAAAGAATGTGATATCTCAAAAGCATCAAGTAAAGACGGCTAAAAATGGTAAAGAAGGCATAGAGTTTTTAAAATCATACAACCCCGACTTAGTAGTCTCAGATATTATGATGCCAGTTATGAATGGCTATGAAATGATGCGTGAGATTCGTGCCCTAGAAAATTATAAGCATATACCTTTCATCTTCCTCTCGGCAAAGGATAGTGTGCAAGAAATTGAGACGGGCCTCAATATGGGTGCGGATATCTATATGACCAAGCCAGTGGATAAGAAATTACTTCAAACCCAGATAAGAGTGCTATTGCGACGTGAAAAGAAATTGCATTCTGAAGCACCTGATCTGTTAGTTAATTCAGAGTCGATATTGGTAAAGCAAGTGTTAGAAGTGATACGCCGACATCTTGGGAACCCGGACCTACATGTGGATATGATTTCTGAAGCATTAAGTATGAGTACTGTATCTCTGTATCGGAATTGGAAAAAGGAATCTTCTGAAACAATTAATCAACTAATATCGCGGTTACGATTTGAAGAGGCGTTAAAATTGATAAAAGAAGAAGAGCTAACGATTTCCGAAGCCGCATACTCTGTGGGATTCAAACATCTATCCTATTTCTCAAGAGCATTTAAAAAGCACTATGGGGTTTCACCGAAAGAGTATTTAATGAACAAAGATCGTTCATAG
- a CDS encoding T9SS type A sorting domain-containing protein — MNTSTMWFNSIIDLNYLLNRALRNVTFYPACLLLLLIGNSSATAQETFNTYTDSLDGYNGFTIYGAEVESKLANDFLVLDLNNDGIDDLVIGEPGYNSNVGRLQVLYGSEEGFSYEFQTSDIDSTQGFTVTGASAGEWLGYALAKGDVNNDGIEDIIMSAHNAKVNGVNNLGRVYVLFGRSTPYPSNINLSDLTSSTGLTIYGNSADAGFIGIDVASGDVNNDTYDDIIIGAPYSTVNGNYNTGKVIVVFGTTSFGTDSLNINDIDGTNGFYIEGINGSDETGYNIESGDINNDNYDDIFIGVIGDDTNGSNAGKVYVVNGKSSFSTPINLINFNSSTGLYFDGIAAGDKAGNGLGTGDINNDGIDDLFIGATEADIDGKSSSGEIYAILGSSTIDSTLTLSNLNGTNGFKISGHTYNHKLGSSFSVGDLNNDLTNDLVIGATKPTVIFGDGTFSDSLNVAQLDGTNGFLFQSHSSYNTVSVAIADVNNDGSNDLIAGDRGGDYPSTANSGAIDVFYNLDTINLRDGAGFKMLSTRYHGNILQSLLNNLWTQGMVGADTTGGSANVWNWDSSTQNWVALTSTSGTINAGQGLLYYNYEADNIPPMAVPLYGGAPDTTADSLAVFNGLADQNFELIGNPFNKDLDWDDASDFKKTNLTNVIYSWNETANAGSGAWESWNGFAGDIADGTFSQNTSYFVQADGVGSLTIYDNYTPPCCSFPFELVGSKHEPKVLSLNLNAEDFSSHAWFTFNDEGQLSRDRYDALALESYATSYLELAAILPNGDLVQTNSLPLNQRERMEFPIVANGNIGIEIAELTFGNLEQFEGWDIYLIDSKTGTEYKIDNNSKYSIELGNVVAKKKMSHIPTPSPIKRKGQTSRYSIAIIPGENVSNEEVVELPEAVELQQNYPNPFNPSTTIAYGLPQSGKVTLEVFDVIGRKVATLINGETKSAGRYTVRFDARNLASGMYIYRLQTGAKVLSKKFTLIK; from the coding sequence ATGAATACTTCGACTATGTGGTTCAACTCTATAATTGATCTCAACTATTTACTTAATCGGGCACTTCGTAACGTTACATTTTACCCAGCATGTTTACTTCTGCTGTTGATTGGTAATTCCTCTGCTACAGCACAAGAAACTTTCAATACCTATACCGACTCCCTTGATGGATACAACGGATTCACTATCTATGGTGCTGAGGTTGAAAGTAAACTCGCCAATGACTTTCTGGTACTAGATTTAAACAATGATGGTATCGATGATTTAGTAATAGGTGAGCCAGGCTACAATAGTAATGTCGGTCGACTACAAGTTCTCTATGGTTCTGAAGAAGGCTTTAGCTATGAGTTTCAAACTTCAGATATCGATAGCACTCAAGGCTTCACTGTTACAGGTGCATCTGCGGGTGAATGGCTAGGCTATGCATTGGCTAAAGGAGATGTTAATAATGATGGTATTGAAGACATCATTATGAGTGCGCACAATGCGAAGGTAAATGGAGTTAATAATCTTGGGCGAGTGTATGTGTTATTTGGCCGAAGTACTCCTTACCCATCAAATATTAATTTAAGCGACTTAACCTCATCAACGGGACTAACTATTTATGGTAATAGCGCCGACGCAGGATTTATAGGTATAGATGTAGCCTCTGGAGATGTTAATAACGATACCTACGACGATATCATTATTGGAGCTCCATATTCAACCGTGAATGGAAATTATAACACTGGCAAAGTAATCGTTGTATTCGGTACTACTTCCTTTGGAACAGACTCGTTAAACATCAACGATATTGATGGAACGAATGGTTTTTATATAGAAGGCATAAACGGTTCTGACGAAACGGGTTATAATATAGAGAGTGGAGATATAAACAACGATAACTATGATGACATTTTTATTGGTGTAATAGGAGATGACACCAACGGCAGTAATGCGGGCAAGGTGTATGTTGTAAACGGAAAAAGCTCATTTAGTACCCCCATTAATCTTATTAACTTCAATAGTTCAACAGGGTTGTATTTCGACGGAATTGCAGCAGGTGATAAAGCAGGTAACGGATTAGGTACCGGTGATATCAATAATGATGGAATTGATGATTTATTCATAGGGGCTACTGAAGCAGATATAGACGGTAAAAGTAGTTCAGGAGAGATTTATGCAATACTTGGCAGCTCAACTATTGATAGCACCCTAACACTTTCCAATTTAAATGGCACTAATGGATTCAAAATTAGTGGGCATACCTACAACCATAAATTGGGATCAAGCTTCTCTGTAGGCGATTTAAACAATGATTTAACGAACGACCTTGTAATTGGAGCAACGAAACCAACTGTCATTTTTGGTGATGGCACTTTCTCAGACTCATTAAATGTAGCACAACTAGATGGTACAAATGGTTTCCTCTTTCAGTCTCACTCATCATATAATACTGTAAGTGTTGCAATAGCAGACGTCAACAATGATGGATCTAATGATCTTATCGCAGGTGATAGAGGAGGAGATTATCCTAGTACTGCCAATAGTGGGGCCATCGATGTATTTTATAATCTTGATACCATAAACTTGCGTGATGGTGCAGGCTTTAAAATGCTTTCAACTCGTTATCATGGCAATATTTTGCAAAGCTTATTGAATAACTTGTGGACCCAAGGAATGGTGGGTGCTGATACCACTGGTGGTTCAGCCAATGTATGGAATTGGGATAGTAGTACTCAAAACTGGGTGGCGTTAACTTCAACATCGGGTACCATTAACGCTGGACAAGGACTTTTATATTACAATTATGAGGCAGATAATATTCCTCCTATGGCGGTTCCACTCTATGGAGGTGCTCCAGATACTACAGCTGATAGCCTAGCTGTATTTAATGGCCTTGCAGATCAAAATTTTGAGCTGATTGGTAATCCTTTTAATAAAGACTTGGACTGGGATGACGCATCTGACTTCAAGAAAACGAATCTAACCAATGTGATATATTCCTGGAATGAAACCGCAAATGCGGGATCTGGCGCATGGGAGAGCTGGAATGGCTTTGCTGGTGATATAGCTGATGGTACATTTTCGCAAAACACCTCTTACTTCGTTCAAGCGGATGGTGTAGGCAGCCTAACGATTTATGACAATTACACACCTCCATGCTGTTCCTTCCCATTTGAGCTCGTTGGTTCAAAACACGAACCAAAAGTATTAAGCCTTAATTTAAATGCTGAAGATTTCAGTTCTCATGCTTGGTTTACATTTAATGATGAAGGGCAACTTTCACGAGATCGCTATGATGCTCTAGCCTTAGAAAGTTATGCAACAAGCTATCTAGAGCTAGCTGCTATTCTTCCTAATGGCGACTTAGTTCAAACTAATTCATTGCCATTGAACCAACGCGAGCGCATGGAATTCCCTATCGTGGCAAATGGTAATATTGGAATAGAAATAGCTGAACTCACTTTTGGCAACTTAGAGCAGTTTGAAGGATGGGACATTTACCTAATTGACTCTAAGACTGGCACAGAATACAAAATAGATAACAATTCTAAGTATTCTATAGAGTTAGGAAATGTAGTAGCTAAGAAAAAAATGAGTCATATACCTACCCCTTCTCCAATTAAAAGAAAAGGGCAAACAAGTCGTTACTCCATAGCTATAATCCCAGGCGAAAATGTTTCTAACGAAGAAGTTGTTGAACTTCCAGAAGCTGTTGAACTCCAGCAGAACTACCCGAATCCATTCAACCCATCTACCACCATCGCTTATGGGTTGCCTCAATCTGGCAAGGTTACACTGGAAGTGTTTGATGTAATTGGACGAAAAGTAGCCACCCTTATTAATGGTGAGACTAAGTCGGCTGGCCGATACACTGTTCGTTTCGATGCACGTAACCTAGCTAGTGGGATGTATATCTATCGCTTACAAACAGGCGCTAAAGTACTATCCAAAAAATTCACTCTCATTAAATAA
- a CDS encoding pyridoxal phosphate-dependent decarboxylase family protein yields MSTNRLKELEQQARLLEMAPSKEPSIVDDIVEFTDQWIQSLPKEKSFYRDEDLKNLKGLKGFSEEGEGLAALLSEFNEEVLVPGINGGSGGHMGYIPGGGIYASALGDYLAAATNKYVGVYYAAPGAVKLENQLIKWMCNLVGLPESTSGGNLTSGGSMASLIAMVAARELSGVKAKDFERCAIYYTHHAHHSSTKAIINAGLKEAKIRHVPMDEKFRMKPLELQKMIEEDKERGLIPLMIMASAGTTDVGAVDPLDAIGEIANAHNIWYNVDAAYGGFFTLTEYGKKKLKGIEKADSVVIDPHKGLFLPFGSGAILVRDQKQLYNSQHLPANYMQDTMSNQGELSPADLSPELTKHFRGVRMWLPLRLLGIKPFRAALEEKLELARYFYQEVQKIPAIKVGPDPELSVFYFHFQPDGRDANLVTKQLLDEIHKDGRVFLSSTTIDGTFYIRVAILCFRTHLEHVQLALDIIREITSRITKSR; encoded by the coding sequence ATGAGTACGAATAGGTTAAAAGAATTAGAACAGCAAGCACGCTTATTAGAAATGGCTCCAAGTAAGGAGCCCTCGATAGTAGATGATATTGTTGAATTCACAGACCAATGGATTCAGTCTCTTCCCAAAGAAAAATCATTTTATAGAGATGAAGACCTTAAAAACTTAAAGGGACTAAAAGGGTTTTCTGAAGAAGGCGAGGGTTTAGCAGCACTACTTTCAGAATTTAATGAGGAAGTGTTAGTTCCTGGTATTAATGGAGGCTCTGGTGGACATATGGGCTATATACCTGGTGGAGGTATATATGCATCAGCCCTTGGCGACTATCTTGCAGCGGCTACGAATAAATATGTGGGTGTTTACTATGCGGCACCAGGAGCAGTGAAGCTCGAAAACCAGTTGATTAAGTGGATGTGTAATCTAGTTGGGTTGCCAGAATCAACATCCGGAGGGAACCTTACATCAGGGGGTTCTATGGCAAGTTTAATAGCCATGGTAGCTGCACGTGAACTAAGTGGGGTGAAAGCCAAAGACTTTGAGCGGTGTGCCATATATTATACTCATCACGCCCATCACAGTTCAACAAAGGCCATAATTAATGCGGGTTTAAAAGAGGCGAAAATCCGACATGTACCCATGGATGAAAAATTCCGAATGAAACCTTTAGAACTTCAGAAGATGATTGAGGAAGATAAAGAGCGTGGTTTAATTCCATTAATGATCATGGCTTCGGCGGGTACCACAGATGTTGGAGCAGTAGACCCTTTAGATGCAATTGGTGAAATAGCGAATGCTCACAACATATGGTACAATGTGGATGCGGCTTATGGAGGCTTCTTTACACTTACAGAATATGGGAAGAAGAAACTCAAGGGGATAGAAAAAGCCGATTCAGTAGTGATTGATCCCCATAAAGGGTTGTTCCTCCCTTTTGGGTCTGGAGCTATTTTGGTAAGAGATCAAAAGCAGCTATACAATTCCCAACACTTGCCTGCTAATTACATGCAGGATACGATGAGTAATCAAGGTGAATTATCTCCTGCTGATTTATCTCCTGAGCTAACGAAGCATTTTAGAGGGGTTAGAATGTGGTTGCCCCTAAGGTTGCTTGGTATTAAACCATTCAGAGCTGCATTAGAAGAGAAGTTAGAACTGGCCAGGTATTTCTATCAAGAAGTTCAAAAAATTCCTGCTATTAAAGTTGGCCCTGATCCCGAACTATCCGTGTTTTATTTTCATTTTCAACCCGATGGAAGAGATGCGAATCTGGTTACAAAACAGCTCTTAGACGAAATTCATAAAGACGGAAGAGTATTTTTAAGCTCAACAACTATTGACGGTACCTTTTATATAAGAGTGGCTATTCTATGTTTCCGAACGCATTTGGAACATGTACAGTTAGCATTAGATATTATAAGAGAAATCACTAGTCGAATAACTAAGAGCCGTTAG
- a CDS encoding PID-CTERM protein-sorting domain-containing protein, which translates to MKAIAITIIVLVLTLLVSTLLFAQPGLPTAPAQAPIDGGLGLLAAAGGAYAWKKLKANKE; encoded by the coding sequence ATGAAAGCCATTGCCATTACGATAATTGTATTAGTACTCACACTTTTAGTTAGCACCTTATTATTTGCACAACCAGGCCTTCCAACTGCCCCAGCTCAAGCCCCAATTGATGGTGGACTTGGACTACTTGCTGCCGCTGGTGGTGCCTATGCTTGGAAGAAACTGAAAGCGAATAAAGAATAA